The following are from one region of the Capsicum annuum cultivar UCD-10X-F1 chromosome 1, UCD10Xv1.1, whole genome shotgun sequence genome:
- the LOC107853279 gene encoding uncharacterized protein LOC107853279 isoform X1 gives MSKGETKRTVSWLEKQFTMKASRNYDSSNAFDYPTAVAVAAFVVKSIEDKSNGDQIKTNIGANKSLSKIKSKADDTIGRPEKSTAVNTSKSSSKVLDKNVVIRTSTVNQEPVNSISSFKQSATSSETRKMYTADKKFPSRQSTSKKEMTKGPITTNPGVGNSKADIWEKEEMNKIKEWHEKLNKVIIDRETKKKKKAKRHLEQIEAQLDRRRAKIRQSFYSDIGRIENIAGGAKTQAEKNQEKEELKVKAKANKIRSTGKIPGTCLCF, from the exons ATGTCTAAAGGTG AGACGAAAAGAACCGTTAGCTGGTTAGAAAAACAGTTTACAATGAAAGCGAGTCGCAATTATGATTCCAGTAATGCTTTTGACTACCCAACTGCAGTAGCTGTAGCTGCATTTGTTGTAAAATCAATTGAAGACAAGAGTAACGGAGACCAAATAAAGACAAACATTGGTGCTAATAAATCTTTGAGCAAGATAAAAAGTAAAGCAGATGATACAATTGGGAGACCTGAAAAGTCCACAG CTGTCAACACTTCAAAATCAAGTTCAAAAGTTCTAGACAAAAATGTGGTAATACGGACATCTACGGTGAATCAAGAACCAGTTAACTCTATATCATCTTTTAAACAGAGTGCAACCTCTTCAGAAACCAGAAAGATGTACACCGCAGATAAGAAATTTCCATCTAGACAATCAACATCTAAAAAAGAGATGACAAAAGGACCAATTACAACAAACCCTGGAGTTGGAAATTCTAAAGCAGACATTTGGGAGAAAGAAGAGATGAACAAGATCAAAGAATG GCATGAGAAGCTCAATAAAGTGATAATTGACCGGGagactaagaagaagaaaaaggcaaAGCGCCACTTAGAGCAAATTGAG GCACAATTAGACAGGCGAAGGGCAAAGATAAGGCAAAGTTTCTACAGTGATATTGGAAGGATTGAAAACATAGCTGGAGGTGCCAAAACACAAGcagagaaaaatcaagaaaaagaagagcTTAAGGTGAAAGCGAAAGCAAATAAAATCAGATCAACTGGGAAAATACCAGGAACATGTTTGTGCTTTTAG
- the LOC107853279 gene encoding uncharacterized protein LOC107853279 isoform X2, which produces MSKETKRTVSWLEKQFTMKASRNYDSSNAFDYPTAVAVAAFVVKSIEDKSNGDQIKTNIGANKSLSKIKSKADDTIGRPEKSTAVNTSKSSSKVLDKNVVIRTSTVNQEPVNSISSFKQSATSSETRKMYTADKKFPSRQSTSKKEMTKGPITTNPGVGNSKADIWEKEEMNKIKEWHEKLNKVIIDRETKKKKKAKRHLEQIEAQLDRRRAKIRQSFYSDIGRIENIAGGAKTQAEKNQEKEELKVKAKANKIRSTGKIPGTCLCF; this is translated from the exons ATGTCTAAAG AGACGAAAAGAACCGTTAGCTGGTTAGAAAAACAGTTTACAATGAAAGCGAGTCGCAATTATGATTCCAGTAATGCTTTTGACTACCCAACTGCAGTAGCTGTAGCTGCATTTGTTGTAAAATCAATTGAAGACAAGAGTAACGGAGACCAAATAAAGACAAACATTGGTGCTAATAAATCTTTGAGCAAGATAAAAAGTAAAGCAGATGATACAATTGGGAGACCTGAAAAGTCCACAG CTGTCAACACTTCAAAATCAAGTTCAAAAGTTCTAGACAAAAATGTGGTAATACGGACATCTACGGTGAATCAAGAACCAGTTAACTCTATATCATCTTTTAAACAGAGTGCAACCTCTTCAGAAACCAGAAAGATGTACACCGCAGATAAGAAATTTCCATCTAGACAATCAACATCTAAAAAAGAGATGACAAAAGGACCAATTACAACAAACCCTGGAGTTGGAAATTCTAAAGCAGACATTTGGGAGAAAGAAGAGATGAACAAGATCAAAGAATG GCATGAGAAGCTCAATAAAGTGATAATTGACCGGGagactaagaagaagaaaaaggcaaAGCGCCACTTAGAGCAAATTGAG GCACAATTAGACAGGCGAAGGGCAAAGATAAGGCAAAGTTTCTACAGTGATATTGGAAGGATTGAAAACATAGCTGGAGGTGCCAAAACACAAGcagagaaaaatcaagaaaaagaagagcTTAAGGTGAAAGCGAAAGCAAATAAAATCAGATCAACTGGGAAAATACCAGGAACATGTTTGTGCTTTTAG